One region of Oryza sativa Japonica Group chromosome 5, ASM3414082v1 genomic DNA includes:
- the LOC136356518 gene encoding uncharacterized protein: protein MVEVGQKAHRQHVSELEARKAVLAEIANEVEEERQAALIATTAMNETQDALRLQHGNWEAELRKKLDAAQGVLDAAAVREQRVAETEAASRRREETLEARAMVLEERASVESALRLREDALTERERALEEAEAAAHRLADSLSLREAAQEEQARRNLECVRAERAALDQRAADLEAREKELDARARGGGAAAGESDLATRLAATSHVVAQETVTGLQY from the exons atggtggaggtgggccagAAAGCACACCGCCAgcacgtctcggagcttgagGCCCGTAAAGCGGTGTTGGCGGAAATTGCCaatgaagtggaggaggagcggcaggctgctctcatcgccaccaccgcgatgaaCGAGACGCAGGACGCCCTCCGACTTCAACACGGgaactgggaggcggagcttaggaagaagctcgacgccgcccagggggtgcttgacgctgcTGCTGTCCGAGAACAACGGGTGGCagagaccgaagcggcgtcccgacGGCGTGAGGAAAcccttgaggcgcgcgccatggtgctggaggagcgcgcctccgtg gagtccgcactccgcctccgtgaggacgcgctcaccgagcgggagcgagctctcgaggaggcagAGGCCGCGGCGCaccggctggcggacagcctgtccctccgcgaggcggcgcaggaggagcaggcgcgccgcaatttGGAATgtgtccgcgccgagagggccgcactggaccAGCGGGCCGCcgacctcgaggcgcgggagaaggagctggacgcgagggcgcgcggcggcggggcggctgcgggTGAAAGTGACTTAGCCACCCGCCTCGCAGCTAcctc tcacgtggtggcccaagaaacagtgacgggtcttcagtactga